In the genome of Hymenobacter taeanensis, one region contains:
- a CDS encoding sigma-54-dependent transcriptional regulator, translated as MILIIDDDLAVRTSLGLLLKQAGYVTKGVATPEEALRHVQETVPSLILMDMNFSLETSGLDGLRLLGQVKQLAPQVPVILITGWGSIALAVEGMKAGAAEFVTKPWNNDSLLQTIRTILSLHEAEPETDAGALTRRQLDKQYNFKGIVGQDARLLQVLRNVGQVAATDASVLIEGESGTGKELIAEAVHQNSHRHRQPFVKVNLGGISASLFESEMFGHRRGAFTDAKTDRVGRFELANGGTIFLDEIGELDLGSQVKLLRVLQDRTYEVLGDSKPRRLDIRVICATNRNLAEMVQQGRFREDLFYRINLITVRLPALRERPQDIPLLVQHFVDGLRATYNRPALKVSTRAQHWLQEQPLPGNIRELKNLVERAVLVSGKDELGPEDFQAQFQRVPTRQPEPGELPEPGTITLDELEAQMIRRTLEHYSGNISRVAKALGLSRGALYRRLEKYAIPFDAE; from the coding sequence ATGATTCTCATAATTGACGACGACTTAGCCGTCCGGACTTCGCTAGGGTTATTACTAAAGCAGGCGGGCTACGTAACCAAGGGGGTGGCCACGCCCGAAGAAGCCTTGCGCCACGTGCAAGAAACAGTGCCCTCCCTGATCCTGATGGACATGAATTTCTCACTCGAGACCAGTGGCCTTGACGGGTTACGGCTGCTAGGCCAGGTAAAACAGCTGGCCCCGCAGGTACCCGTGATTTTGATTACTGGGTGGGGCTCTATTGCACTGGCCGTGGAGGGCATGAAAGCCGGAGCCGCTGAGTTCGTGACCAAGCCCTGGAACAACGACTCCCTGCTGCAAACTATCCGGACAATTCTGAGCCTGCACGAGGCAGAACCAGAAACAGACGCGGGTGCCCTCACTCGCCGGCAGCTGGACAAGCAGTATAACTTCAAGGGGATAGTAGGCCAGGATGCGCGTCTGTTGCAGGTGCTGCGCAACGTAGGCCAAGTAGCCGCCACCGATGCCTCCGTGCTAATCGAGGGTGAATCGGGCACCGGCAAAGAGCTCATTGCCGAGGCGGTGCACCAGAACAGCCACCGCCACCGACAGCCATTTGTGAAGGTAAACCTGGGCGGTATTTCGGCCTCCTTGTTTGAGAGCGAGATGTTTGGGCACCGGCGCGGCGCCTTTACCGATGCTAAAACCGACCGCGTAGGCCGCTTTGAGCTTGCCAATGGTGGTACTATTTTTCTGGATGAGATTGGCGAGCTGGATCTGGGCTCCCAGGTAAAGCTGCTGCGGGTGCTGCAAGACCGCACCTACGAGGTGCTCGGCGACAGCAAGCCCCGCCGCCTCGATATTCGGGTGATTTGCGCCACCAACCGCAACCTGGCCGAGATGGTGCAACAAGGCCGCTTCCGCGAGGATCTGTTCTACCGCATCAACCTGATAACCGTGCGCCTGCCCGCTCTGCGTGAGCGTCCGCAGGATATTCCGCTGCTGGTGCAGCACTTTGTAGATGGCCTGCGCGCCACTTACAACCGCCCTGCCCTGAAGGTGAGCACCCGCGCCCAGCACTGGCTGCAGGAGCAGCCGTTGCCGGGCAATATTCGGGAGTTGAAAAACCTGGTAGAGCGGGCCGTGCTGGTGAGCGGCAAAGATGAGCTGGGCCCCGAAGACTTTCAGGCGCAGTTTCAGCGTGTGCCCACCCGGCAGCCTGAGCCCGGCGAGCTGCCCGAACCAGGCACCATCACCCTCGATGAACTAGAGGCTCAAATGATTCGCCGCACGCTGGAGCACTACAGCGGCAACATCAGCCGCGTGGCTAAAGCCTTGGGTTTAAGCCGCGGCGCTCTTTACCGCCGACTGGAGAAATACGCCATTCCGTTTGATGCGGAATAG
- a CDS encoding ABC transporter ATP-binding protein, whose translation MENILAQTAARPQATGSAASTATKPVIQLRDIEKVYQTKTIETVALNRVNLTINQGEFVSIMGPSGCGKSTLLSIIGLLDEPTSGVIELDGRPVQSYSDKELAYLRNQKIGFVFQSYHLINDLSVLDNVELPLLYRAGVGGKERRERAYAALDKVGLSARTNHFPSQLSGGQRQRVAIARALAGRPEIILADEPTGNLDSVMGEEIMDLLLGLNQQEGVTIVMVTHDEQQAHKTQRLIRFFDGSQVS comes from the coding sequence ATGGAAAACATTCTCGCCCAAACTGCCGCTCGGCCTCAAGCTACTGGTAGCGCCGCAAGTACTGCTACTAAACCCGTCATCCAGCTCCGCGACATTGAGAAGGTCTACCAGACCAAAACAATTGAGACGGTAGCGCTTAACCGAGTTAATCTCACTATTAACCAAGGCGAGTTTGTGTCCATCATGGGGCCGTCGGGTTGCGGCAAGTCTACGCTGCTCAGCATTATTGGCCTGCTTGATGAGCCCACCAGCGGCGTAATCGAGTTAGATGGTCGCCCAGTGCAGTCGTACTCCGACAAGGAACTGGCCTACCTACGCAACCAGAAAATCGGGTTCGTTTTCCAGAGCTACCACCTCATCAACGATCTGTCGGTGTTGGATAACGTGGAGCTGCCCCTGCTCTACCGCGCCGGGGTAGGCGGGAAGGAGCGGCGGGAGCGCGCTTATGCTGCCCTTGATAAGGTGGGTCTGAGTGCCCGCACCAACCACTTCCCCAGCCAGCTCTCGGGTGGGCAGCGCCAGCGGGTGGCCATTGCCAGAGCCCTGGCTGGTCGTCCCGAAATCATTCTGGCCGACGAACCCACCGGTAACCTCGATTCTGTGATGGGGGAGGAGATTATGGATCTGTTGCTGGGCCTAAACCAGCAGGAGGGCGTCACCATTGTGATGGTAACCCACGACGAGCAGCAAGCCCACAAAACCCAACGTCTTATCCGCTTCTTCGACGGCAGCCAAGTAAGCTAA
- a CDS encoding tetratricopeptide repeat protein, with amino-acid sequence MRTLLLSSILLLSSWGGLSRIHDRNAAIARGEQAYARQEYRLAAQAYKEAAIRLGSQDDKVWLNLAHATARMGRSAEARGYYGHLLTSSTPAIRSVALQQLANLATQKSDYAHAIALLRQSLVANPRNADARFNYEVLRDYLARRANDPQIPPPGSDGSPDVNEHRTPDPQNPEQRPRPKPGADQQGQLNDPTRPQDPRTAPQSQPNAQGKPASDQPSSNAGNSAPNGFMPGRGEQREVARGNQPGSVRGLSDEATGPEAPGGTSSRGGTEQAALDEAQLQTQRARLQQMNLSSGQARQLLEAMHAAEQQYLQQLPRKSTRPTDKTKPGW; translated from the coding sequence ATGAGAACCCTGTTGCTAAGTAGCATACTACTGCTAAGTTCTTGGGGCGGCCTCTCGCGCATTCATGACCGCAACGCTGCCATTGCTCGGGGGGAACAGGCCTACGCCCGGCAAGAGTACCGCCTCGCAGCACAGGCCTACAAAGAAGCAGCTATACGTTTGGGCAGCCAAGATGATAAGGTGTGGCTCAATTTGGCCCACGCTACCGCCCGCATGGGGCGTAGTGCCGAAGCGCGCGGCTACTATGGGCATTTGCTTACTAGCTCCACTCCCGCTATCCGGAGTGTAGCCTTGCAACAGCTGGCTAATTTGGCCACTCAAAAAAGTGACTATGCCCATGCCATAGCCTTATTACGGCAGTCTTTGGTTGCTAACCCTCGAAACGCGGATGCGCGATTTAATTACGAGGTATTGCGGGACTATCTCGCCCGGCGGGCCAATGATCCACAGATACCACCTCCCGGCTCCGATGGCAGCCCCGATGTAAACGAGCACCGTACGCCTGACCCGCAGAACCCAGAGCAGCGGCCTCGCCCTAAGCCCGGCGCTGACCAGCAGGGGCAACTCAATGACCCTACAAGGCCACAAGACCCACGCACTGCGCCTCAATCACAGCCCAATGCTCAGGGCAAGCCAGCCTCTGACCAACCCTCCAGCAATGCGGGTAATTCTGCCCCCAACGGCTTTATGCCTGGCCGCGGCGAGCAGCGAGAAGTGGCGCGCGGCAACCAACCGGGCTCAGTGCGGGGGCTTAGCGACGAAGCTACAGGACCCGAAGCGCCAGGAGGCACCAGCTCCCGGGGTGGTACTGAGCAGGCGGCACTGGATGAAGCCCAGCTCCAAACGCAACGGGCGCGGCTGCAGCAAATGAATTTAAGCTCCGGCCAGGCCCGTCAGCTGCTCGAGGCTATGCACGCCGCAGAGCAGCAATACCTGCAGCAACTACCACGTAAGAGCACGCGCCCTACCGATAAAACCAAACCCGGCTGGTAG
- a CDS encoding sensor histidine kinase, with product MTLRVQFLLFVVLIHAVLIVLAAQIMRTNAPLFLGLEALLGVSIYLTVRLYKGFVRPFQLIAAGTEAIRAKDFSMKFVPVGQREMDQLIDVYNHMIDELRNERVTQHEKSYLLESLIQASPAGVLLLTFDGRIEGVNPAAEHMLGLSTKQLLGERPDQLPGDWGPALANLSEQEPQVVQLSGIQTYRAHCSRFVDRGFTRRFIMLEELTQDLIRQEKQAYGKLIRMMSHEINNSIGAINSILQSFHYYAPQLQLTDQPDFIEALDVSINRNTHLANFIANFANLVRLPLPQRQPTDVHELLRTTERLLHVQVERRQICWHWELAPEPLIVDLDPLQLEQALLNICKNALEAIGEQGNVWVRTTANPAQVIIENDGPGIPPDVQRRLFTPFFSTKRDGQGIGLTLIRDILLQHEFSFGLETRSNGRTAFSIRF from the coding sequence ATGACTCTCCGCGTACAATTTCTGCTGTTTGTAGTGCTGATTCATGCAGTACTTATTGTGCTGGCAGCGCAAATAATGCGGACGAATGCCCCTCTTTTCCTGGGGCTTGAGGCGCTGCTGGGAGTCAGTATTTACCTAACCGTTCGGCTGTATAAAGGCTTTGTGCGGCCTTTCCAACTGATTGCCGCTGGCACGGAAGCCATTCGGGCCAAAGATTTCTCTATGAAATTTGTGCCCGTAGGCCAGCGTGAAATGGACCAGCTCATTGATGTGTATAACCACATGATTGATGAGCTGCGCAACGAGCGCGTAACCCAGCACGAGAAAAGCTACCTCCTTGAAAGCCTTATTCAGGCCTCGCCCGCTGGGGTGCTCTTGCTCACGTTTGATGGCCGCATTGAGGGAGTGAATCCGGCCGCTGAGCATATGCTAGGCCTGTCAACTAAGCAGCTGTTAGGAGAAAGGCCCGATCAATTACCCGGCGACTGGGGCCCCGCGCTGGCTAACCTCTCAGAGCAGGAGCCCCAAGTGGTACAGCTCTCGGGTATTCAAACCTACCGGGCCCACTGCTCCCGATTTGTAGACCGTGGTTTCACGCGGCGGTTTATTATGCTGGAGGAGCTAACCCAAGACCTGATTCGGCAGGAAAAACAGGCCTACGGGAAATTGATCCGGATGATGTCGCATGAAATCAACAACTCCATCGGCGCCATCAACTCCATTCTGCAAAGCTTCCATTACTATGCCCCCCAGCTGCAACTCACCGACCAGCCCGACTTCATAGAGGCCCTCGATGTGTCCATTAACCGCAATACCCACCTGGCGAACTTCATTGCCAACTTTGCCAACCTGGTGCGTCTGCCCTTGCCGCAGCGCCAGCCCACCGATGTACACGAGCTGCTGCGCACCACCGAGCGTCTGCTGCATGTGCAGGTAGAGCGCCGCCAGATTTGCTGGCACTGGGAGCTGGCACCCGAGCCGTTAATAGTTGACTTGGACCCTCTGCAACTGGAGCAAGCGTTACTGAACATCTGCAAAAACGCTCTCGAGGCCATCGGCGAACAGGGCAACGTGTGGGTGCGCACTACGGCAAACCCAGCGCAGGTCATCATTGAAAATGATGGGCCCGGTATTCCACCTGATGTGCAACGCCGCCTATTTACACCCTTCTTCAGCACCAAGCGCGACGGGCAAGGCATCGGCCTCACTCTCATCCGCGACATACTGCTGCAGCATGAATTCAGCTTCGGTCTCGAAACTAGGAGCAACGGCCGGACGGCCTTTAGCATCCGGTTTTAA
- a CDS encoding acetyl-CoA C-acyltransferase has protein sequence MQTKEVVIVAAVRTPIGSFGGSLSSLSATDLGGIALKGALEKAGIDPKEVQQVIMGNVISANLGQAPARQAAKKAGLPDTVECTTVNKVCASGTKAIMFASQAIMLGQADVILAGGMESMSNVPYYLDKARFGAKYGHGQMIDGLMKDGLWDPYNDYAMGNAADATAAHYGITREEQDAFAQQSYERSAQAAKAGKKKDEIIPVTITVRGKSTVVEDDEEYTKVDFTKFSGLKAAFTKEGTVTAANASTLNDGAAAVLLMSREKAEELGVTPLARIRGFADAEQAPEWFTTTPSLAIPKALKHAGLEAKDVDFYEINEAFSVVSLANNKLLNLEGAKVNVYGGAVSLGHPLGASGARIMTTLLNVLQNEGGKIGVTGICNGGGGASSIVVEKL, from the coding sequence ATGCAAACCAAAGAAGTGGTAATTGTTGCCGCGGTGCGCACACCTATCGGCTCTTTCGGCGGCAGCCTGTCGTCGCTTTCCGCAACTGATCTGGGCGGCATTGCCCTAAAAGGTGCGCTGGAAAAAGCTGGCATCGACCCAAAAGAAGTTCAACAGGTAATTATGGGCAACGTCATTTCGGCCAACCTAGGCCAGGCGCCCGCCCGTCAGGCTGCAAAAAAGGCTGGCCTACCTGATACTGTTGAGTGCACTACGGTGAATAAAGTGTGTGCTTCAGGCACAAAAGCCATCATGTTTGCCTCCCAGGCTATTATGCTGGGTCAGGCCGATGTGATTCTGGCCGGCGGTATGGAAAGCATGTCGAACGTTCCGTACTACCTTGATAAAGCCCGCTTTGGTGCCAAGTACGGCCACGGCCAAATGATTGACGGCCTGATGAAGGATGGCCTTTGGGACCCCTACAACGATTACGCTATGGGCAACGCCGCCGACGCTACCGCAGCGCACTACGGCATTACCCGCGAAGAGCAGGATGCTTTTGCGCAGCAGTCGTATGAGCGGAGCGCTCAGGCCGCCAAAGCCGGCAAGAAGAAGGACGAAATCATTCCCGTAACGATTACCGTGCGCGGAAAGAGCACCGTGGTCGAAGACGACGAGGAGTACACTAAGGTTGACTTCACGAAGTTTTCCGGCCTGAAGGCGGCCTTCACCAAAGAAGGAACGGTAACCGCCGCCAACGCCTCTACCCTCAACGATGGTGCCGCTGCGGTACTGCTGATGAGCCGCGAAAAGGCAGAAGAGCTGGGCGTAACGCCGCTGGCCCGCATCCGCGGCTTCGCCGATGCTGAGCAGGCCCCTGAGTGGTTCACCACCACTCCTTCCCTGGCCATCCCGAAGGCACTTAAACACGCCGGCCTGGAGGCGAAAGATGTAGACTTCTACGAAATCAACGAGGCTTTCTCGGTGGTATCACTAGCTAACAACAAGCTGCTGAACCTAGAAGGCGCGAAAGTGAACGTGTATGGTGGTGCCGTTAGCCTGGGCCACCCTCTCGGGGCTTCGGGGGCGCGCATCATGACTACGCTGCTAAACGTGCTGCAGAATGAAGGCGGCAAAATTGGCGTAACCGGTATTTGCAACGGCGGCGGCGGTGCTTCAAGCATCGTGGTAGAAAAGCTGTAA
- a CDS encoding RNA polymerase sigma factor: MKTLTLSLPDTELVAACRQGSAAAQEQLYRRFAPKMLGLCLRYLRHQFDAEDALARGFVKVFRCLGQFEGKGSLEGWVRCIMVREALNCLRRRESLTLSIEDCYTGHLATELPSAEVELQAADLLRLVQELPAGYRAVFNLCALEGYTHPEVAEMLGISEGTSKSQLSKARAVLQRQVAALHSSLSTSYAHAHVA; this comes from the coding sequence ATGAAAACGCTCACCCTTTCCCTGCCCGATACTGAGTTAGTAGCCGCTTGCCGCCAAGGTAGTGCAGCTGCTCAGGAACAGCTATACCGTCGTTTTGCCCCCAAAATGCTAGGCCTATGCTTGCGCTACCTGCGCCACCAGTTTGATGCGGAGGATGCCTTGGCTCGGGGCTTCGTGAAAGTATTTCGGTGCCTAGGCCAGTTTGAGGGCAAGGGCAGCCTGGAAGGGTGGGTCCGCTGTATTATGGTGCGCGAAGCCCTAAACTGCTTGCGCCGCCGCGAGTCACTGACGCTGAGCATCGAAGACTGCTATACGGGCCACTTGGCTACTGAACTGCCCAGCGCCGAGGTGGAACTGCAAGCCGCCGATTTGTTGCGGCTAGTGCAGGAACTGCCCGCGGGCTACCGGGCCGTGTTCAACCTATGTGCGCTGGAGGGCTATACCCACCCCGAAGTGGCCGAGATGCTCGGTATTTCGGAGGGCACCAGCAAATCACAGCTTAGTAAGGCCCGGGCCGTGCTGCAGCGGCAGGTGGCCGCGCTTCATTCTTCTCTCTCTACTTCCTACGCCCACGCTCATGTTGCTTAG
- a CDS encoding ABC transporter permease yields the protein MIRHLFTLIWNRKRSNFLLMAEILLSFFVLFVVSVLLVNNFYNYRQPLGFVPDNVWEFDVDPGLDTTDRKGTLRLLVQELQATPGVAAVTWTSSNTPFSFSNMNTDQYHYKDKQGPLTERYDVDDDMVRVLGQKVVAGRWFDRRDDASTRPPVVVNQKFAEEVFGQESAVGKVLTNDKHDQEWQIVGVIEAYRSGNDFAANEPAIFDRRVVQDTAQIGNHEQPILLVRVQPGSGAVLEQQLVRKIKRVTKGWDANVNTLAENRQDKMKFMLTPLVALGLVGLFLIINVALGLFGVLWYNINQRKAEIGLRRALGATGNGISRQFLGEMLVVTTLGVAGGLLLAVQFPLLGVFGLASQVYVQAMLLATVLIYLLTAICALQPSRIAAGIHPAVSLREE from the coding sequence ATGATACGTCACCTGTTTACCCTGATTTGGAACCGCAAACGCTCGAATTTTCTGCTCATGGCCGAAATTCTGCTGTCGTTCTTCGTGCTGTTTGTTGTGAGCGTGCTGCTCGTGAACAACTTCTACAACTACCGTCAGCCGTTGGGGTTTGTGCCCGATAATGTGTGGGAGTTTGATGTGGACCCCGGCTTGGATACCACCGACCGCAAAGGCACTTTGCGCCTGCTTGTACAGGAGCTGCAAGCCACCCCCGGTGTGGCAGCCGTCACCTGGACCAGCTCCAACACGCCCTTCTCGTTCAGCAACATGAACACCGACCAGTATCACTACAAAGACAAGCAGGGCCCCCTGACGGAGCGCTATGATGTTGATGATGACATGGTGCGCGTGCTGGGGCAGAAGGTAGTAGCCGGCCGGTGGTTTGACCGCCGCGATGATGCTTCCACCCGCCCGCCCGTGGTCGTCAACCAGAAGTTTGCGGAGGAGGTATTCGGGCAGGAGTCTGCCGTTGGTAAGGTGCTCACCAACGATAAGCACGACCAGGAGTGGCAGATTGTAGGCGTGATAGAGGCCTACCGCTCAGGCAACGACTTTGCGGCCAACGAACCCGCCATTTTCGACCGGCGCGTGGTGCAGGATACCGCGCAGATTGGCAACCATGAGCAACCAATACTGCTGGTGCGCGTGCAGCCCGGGAGTGGCGCCGTGCTAGAGCAGCAGCTAGTGCGCAAAATCAAGCGGGTAACCAAGGGCTGGGATGCCAACGTGAACACCCTCGCTGAAAACCGCCAAGATAAGATGAAGTTCATGCTCACGCCCTTGGTAGCCTTGGGGCTGGTAGGCCTGTTCTTAATCATCAATGTGGCGCTAGGCCTGTTTGGTGTACTATGGTACAACATCAACCAGCGCAAAGCCGAAATTGGGTTGCGCAGGGCCCTGGGCGCCACTGGTAACGGCATCAGCCGGCAATTTTTGGGAGAAATGCTGGTAGTCACCACCCTGGGAGTGGCTGGGGGCTTGTTGCTGGCCGTGCAGTTTCCGCTACTCGGGGTGTTTGGATTAGCTTCTCAGGTGTATGTGCAGGCTATGCTGCTGGCAACGGTGCTTATCTACTTGCTGACGGCCATTTGCGCCCTGCAGCCCAGCCGTATTGCGGCTGGTATTCACCCAGCAGTGTCGTTGCGGGAGGAGTAG
- a CDS encoding ABC transporter permease, giving the protein MLLSYLKIAWKVLLRRKFFTFISLFGISFTLMVLLVVVAMFDHVVGAHAPETRLNRMLFVNFLHIKYKNGGNQNSPASYYLLDRYVRPLKTPEKVAVHSMFHSTPSYVGNNRIDLDLKYTDNVFWQVLDFDFKEGKPFGESEMKSAAHVAVINQTTARKYFGTATGVVGRTIEINQSAYRVMGVVEDVPVMRISSYADVWVPISTSSNNLNQVRLDGEYSAIILAKSAADKAAVQAEFDQMVKRVPLPNPKEMDHLDLHADQLLASYSRQLMSPLTDYSSDGTALLYTILSGIALLFMLLPALNLVNINVSRIMERSSEIGVRKAFGATSGTLIGQFLVENIFLTSIGGLLGLLLAYVALQLIGGAQIMAYAHFELNWRIFSWALAVTLFFGVLSGVYPAFKMSRLLPVQALKGGAK; this is encoded by the coding sequence ATGTTGCTTAGCTACCTCAAAATTGCCTGGAAAGTCTTGCTGCGCCGCAAGTTCTTCACCTTCATCAGCCTGTTTGGCATCTCGTTCACGCTCATGGTACTGCTCGTGGTGGTGGCCATGTTTGACCACGTGGTAGGAGCCCACGCCCCCGAAACGCGGCTTAACCGAATGCTGTTCGTGAACTTCCTGCACATCAAGTACAAGAACGGGGGCAACCAGAACTCCCCCGCCAGCTATTACTTGCTTGACCGGTACGTGCGCCCGCTCAAGACGCCGGAAAAAGTAGCCGTGCACTCTATGTTTCACTCTACGCCCAGCTACGTAGGCAACAACCGCATTGACCTGGACCTCAAGTATACCGACAATGTTTTTTGGCAGGTGCTGGACTTCGATTTCAAAGAGGGTAAGCCCTTCGGCGAGTCAGAGATGAAGTCGGCGGCTCACGTGGCAGTTATCAACCAGACCACCGCCCGCAAATACTTTGGTACCGCTACGGGTGTGGTAGGTCGTACCATTGAAATCAACCAGAGCGCCTACCGGGTGATGGGCGTGGTAGAGGATGTACCGGTAATGCGCATATCCTCCTACGCCGATGTGTGGGTGCCCATCTCCACGAGCTCCAATAATCTAAACCAGGTTAGGCTTGATGGTGAGTACTCCGCTATTATTCTGGCCAAGTCTGCGGCCGATAAAGCAGCCGTGCAAGCCGAGTTTGATCAGATGGTGAAGCGCGTTCCGCTGCCCAACCCCAAAGAAATGGACCACCTTGATCTGCATGCCGATCAACTACTGGCCTCCTATTCTCGGCAGCTGATGAGCCCCCTTACTGATTACAGCTCCGACGGTACGGCTCTCCTCTACACAATTCTTTCGGGCATTGCCTTGCTCTTCATGCTGCTACCGGCCCTAAACCTGGTGAACATCAACGTGAGCCGCATCATGGAACGCTCCTCAGAAATTGGCGTCCGGAAGGCCTTCGGAGCCACCAGCGGCACCCTGATAGGACAGTTTCTGGTAGAAAATATTTTTCTGACCAGTATTGGTGGCTTACTAGGCTTACTACTAGCCTACGTGGCACTACAGCTGATTGGCGGAGCGCAAATTATGGCCTACGCCCACTTTGAATTGAACTGGCGGATTTTCAGCTGGGCCCTAGCCGTGACGTTGTTCTTCGGTGTACTATCGGGGGTATATCCAGCCTTTAAAATGTCGCGGCTGTTGCCCGTGCAGGCTCTGAAAGGCGGAGCCAAATAG
- a CDS encoding toxin-antitoxin system YwqK family antitoxin: protein MKRFFLMLPLGLLAITTAKAQKLRRFTTYYDSTNTRKHEVYSAVVASDTVMEGPYKRFYRSGKLEAQTRYTAGKRDSAYVEFHPNGGRRIEVTYQDGVRQGPFKTYYETGKIAQEGTYENDQPTGQLRFYHPNGEIKLETTLLGGQPAGPIRELYPSGKTRAEITYQNGQANGSAKTYYENGQLQSEGTYNRGLLAGPYKTYYDNGQIETDVQADKSGRGSYHSYYRSGKLRTEGTYVPATLAGRAVKNPLADDLTSQAKNLAGGTSNLDGPAKSYYESGAIKSTQTYRQGVLVGTQQDYYESGKVEQKIDYANQGRDRKVTTFFEDGFPHEEQGYKNNQPAGVWRVFYPGGKEVQKQETYVNGKLTGEQTTFYPTGSIKSKLVYEGGRATGLGQEYYPSGKLKSESTYVKGLKTGPYRQLREDGTTEVSGLFRNGKESGVWSYFEADGTTVKEKKNFRNGQVVADAKPGAAKPAAKKPAAPVKRK from the coding sequence ATGAAACGTTTTTTTTTGATGCTGCCCCTGGGGCTGTTAGCCATTACAACGGCTAAAGCCCAGAAACTTAGGCGCTTCACTACTTACTATGATTCCACAAACACCCGTAAGCACGAAGTCTACTCGGCAGTAGTAGCCAGTGATACGGTGATGGAAGGCCCCTACAAACGCTTTTACCGCTCGGGTAAGCTGGAGGCCCAAACCCGCTACACCGCCGGCAAGCGCGATTCTGCCTACGTGGAGTTTCACCCGAATGGCGGGCGGCGCATAGAGGTTACTTACCAAGATGGAGTACGCCAAGGTCCCTTCAAAACGTACTATGAAACTGGTAAAATAGCCCAGGAGGGCACGTATGAAAATGATCAGCCCACGGGCCAGTTACGGTTTTACCACCCCAATGGCGAGATAAAGCTGGAAACTACGCTATTGGGCGGGCAGCCCGCCGGCCCCATCCGGGAGCTGTATCCATCGGGTAAAACGCGGGCTGAAATCACTTACCAGAATGGGCAGGCGAATGGCTCTGCTAAGACCTATTACGAGAACGGCCAGCTGCAAAGCGAAGGCACCTACAACCGAGGCCTATTGGCCGGGCCATACAAAACGTATTATGACAACGGCCAGATAGAAACCGATGTGCAGGCTGACAAATCGGGGCGCGGGAGTTACCATAGCTACTACCGCTCCGGCAAGCTACGCACTGAGGGCACCTATGTACCGGCCACGTTGGCGGGGAGGGCCGTGAAAAACCCTCTGGCCGACGACCTTACCTCCCAGGCCAAGAACCTGGCCGGCGGCACCAGCAACCTCGACGGGCCCGCCAAATCGTACTACGAAAGCGGAGCCATCAAGAGCACCCAGACCTACCGGCAGGGCGTATTGGTGGGCACCCAGCAAGACTACTACGAGTCGGGGAAAGTAGAGCAGAAAATTGATTACGCGAATCAGGGCCGTGACCGGAAAGTCACGACGTTCTTTGAGGACGGCTTTCCGCACGAGGAGCAGGGGTACAAGAACAATCAGCCCGCGGGGGTTTGGCGGGTCTTTTATCCGGGGGGCAAGGAGGTGCAGAAGCAGGAAACCTACGTGAACGGTAAACTCACGGGAGAGCAGACTACCTTCTACCCCACGGGCAGCATCAAAAGCAAACTAGTGTATGAAGGCGGCCGCGCTACTGGCCTAGGCCAGGAATATTACCCATCGGGCAAGCTGAAATCAGAATCTACCTACGTGAAAGGCCTGAAGACCGGCCCATACCGGCAGCTGCGTGAAGATGGCACTACCGAGGTTTCCGGCCTTTTCCGCAACGGAAAGGAAAGCGGCGTTTGGAGCTACTTTGAGGCCGATGGCACTACGGTGAAGGAGAAGAAAAACTTCCGCAATGGGCAGGTAGTAGCTGACGCTAAACCCGGTGCGGCCAAACCTGCCGCTAAGAAGCCGGCCGCACCCGTAAAAAGAAAATAG